From the Pomacea canaliculata isolate SZHN2017 linkage group LG14, ASM307304v1, whole genome shotgun sequence genome, one window contains:
- the LOC112555667 gene encoding uncharacterized protein LOC112555667 isoform X2: MAIQWLRCGHPVYIVSSWWRSLAACIMLHHLLLQTVKTQQSAGQPHLLLYDLDDGKDVEKAVNDLSQAASEGSLYVIADEVVSYYFKTLCDKLLTQVPHLHLWGASCLHRDAPAGWQVEYLTRPLRSPPAVVRQVQKDKVITEFRRVQPYTERGVSDHTDGPPVRRLYHRGRGHSGDRPVDCVTCGREVASFLHSLRVGVTENVTTSSTRDGTAPPCLQWRDVLVLYFWRNVSDDSGVVKGLKEAGIPVRVMEDDDTEDVATARSDVVWVAHGDRVYGLERKVVVCLDDVYVDVNVRLHCMSRCTSQLVMVSPDDKLLSI; the protein is encoded by the exons atggccatacagtggctgcgatgtggtcaccccGTCTACATTGTGAGTAGTTGGTGGAGGAGTCTTGCAGCGTGCATCATGTTgcatcacctgttgctgcagacagtaaagacacaacagtcagccggtcagcctcacctcctgctgtaTGATCTTGATGACggtaaagacgtggagaaggccgtcaacgacttgtcacaggcggcgagcgaagggtcgttgtacgtcatcgctgatgaagtggt TTCATACTACTTCAAGACTTtatgtgacaagctgctgacacaagttcctcatctACATCTCTGGGGGGCAAGTTGTTTACATAGagacgcacccgccggctggcaagtggaatatttaaccagacccctccgctctccaccggccgtAGTCAGGCAAGTCCAAAAGGACAAGGTTATCACTGAGTTTCGTCGTGTCCAGCCGTACACTGAGCGAGGTGtgtccgaccacacagacggcccgccagtcagacgactaTATCACCGAGGTCggggtcactcaggtgacaggccagttgactgtgtgacgtgcggtcgtgaggtggccagcttcctacacagtctccgtgttggtgttacag agaatgtcacgacaTCATCTACCCGCGACGGCACAGCACCaccctgcctgcagtggagagatgtGTTGGTGTTGTACTTTTGGCGCAATGTTAGTGACGACTCAGGTGTGGTAAAGGGACttaaagaagcgggtatccctgTGCGGGTGATGGAGGACGATGACActgaggacgtggccacggcccgtaGTGACGTAGTGTGGGTGGCTCATGGAGATCGTGTTTACGGTCtcgagagaaaagtcgtcgtctgtctggatgATGTTTATGTCGATGTCAATGTCCGTCTTCACTGCATgtcccggtgtacgtcacaacttgtgatggTCTCACCTGACGACAAACTGCTCAGCATCTGA
- the LOC112555667 gene encoding uncharacterized protein LOC112555667 isoform X1: MSAKYSHSVQENPTYQSQNVNNIRNLFRVFAAESVMVETLYSDVFQEVSTLKKLHKPAWLKKNLHHVDTKLKDIYLQNGSPEMKNVQPITDLYVSPLKENMVNTDISTNLPGAYTSGCSMAKCSGNRKRSRGIRKTRQQLYSSVSEPVLQINTEIEKHSFGACVLKTLSADLAAKFFTFDAFYSRVCHESQQRLKLRKPKSLHAKVQLPHDLGISHLKCMRDHPERETSLPHCHHPRNLNEDIQQELKRRTLHEQSVILPSNTEVQCSASSHKNKATFCCKGSCTCKDGLHSEKRKEPRRWQGNKQNTCTIKTKGQNTTSMVNFIRTSEADSVSKLEEPVQLPTEKSCDLVDERSNDSFISCIQLSPKVTLSEAPTTKRRVRKDNQRTLTCGKRRKSQRGLNKCADISQPLQSGRDRSKLQVKDIQHGRKSHIFRSVYLKRKPAKTIASTKSSRGKAKSLKTNKSIQHTAKMSKTEYKAKLLKGNRNCHISSSHLNIMTKGLVQTKARKRRLEESLAVDKSKRRQVVLSTKEDNILHYHQSLCTPTSTNSLFFSLTASQDIFAQLCQLEEKSKQYDSSIMHSLMPETTGNIYRRGPSRLKEPELQGGSHIGGVWKSIFSEN; the protein is encoded by the exons ATGTCAGCGAAGTATTCTCATTCTGTGCAGGAAAATCCAACTTATCAAAGTCAAAACGTGAATAACATACGGAATCTGTTTCGAGTTTTCGCAGCTGAATCAGT CATGGTGGAAACCTTGTACTCAGATGTATTTCAAGAAGtgagcactttaaaaaaattacataagcCAGCCTGGctcaaaaaaaatcttcatcatGTTGACACAAAActgaaagatatttatttacagaatggTTCAcctgaaatgaaaaatgtacaaCCGATTACAGACTTGTATGTTTctcctttaaaagaaaatatggtGAATACAGACATCTCAACAAACTTACCAGGTGCTTATACAAGTGGATGCTCAATGGCAAAGTGTTCAGGCAATAGGAAAAGAAGTAGAGGCATCAGAAAGACTAGACAACAACTATACAGTTCTGTAAGTGAACCTGTCTTGCAGATAAATACTGAGATAGAAAAACATTCATTTGGTGCATGTGTTCTGAAAACGTTGTCTGCTGACTTAGCAGCCAAATTCTTTACTTTTGATGCATTTTATTCAAGGGTCTGTCATGAGTCACAGCAGAGACTTAAGTTGCGAAAGCCTAAATCATTGCACGCAAAGGTGCAGTTGCCACATGACCTTGGTATATCCCATCTAAAGTGCATGAGAGATCACCCTGAGAGGGAAACTTCATTGCCACATTGTCATCATCCAAGAAATCTTAATGAAGATATTCAACAAGAACTCAAAAGAAGGACTTTACATGAACAAAGTGTAATTCTTCCTAGTAATACAGAAGTGCAGTGTTCAGCAAGTAGTCATAAAAACAAGGCGACGTTCTGCTGTAAAGGAAGTTGTACATGTAAAGATGGATTGcattcagaaaaaagaaaggagccAAGAAGATGGCAAGGAAATAAGCAAAACACTTGTACCATAAAAACCAAGGGGCAAAACACCACTAGTATGGTAAATTTTATAAGAACTTCAGAAGCAGATTCAGTTTCAAAGTTGGAAGAACCAGTGCAGTTGCCAACTGAAAAGTCATGTGACTTGGTTGATGAACGCTCCAATGATTCCTTCATCTCATGCATTCAACTGTCACCAAAAGTTACCCTGTCAGAAG cacCTACCACAAAACGACGTGTCAGGAAAGATAACCAGAGAACTTTAACTTGCGGAAAGAGGAGAAAATCACAGCGTGGATTAAACAAATGTGCAGACATCAGTCAACCACTACAGAGTGGCAGAGACAGAAGCAAACTGCAAGTGAAGGACATACAACATGGAAGAAAATCACATATTTTCCGTTCAGTCTATCTAAAGAGGAAACCTGCAAAAACTATTGCTAGCACGAAGTCCTCAAGAGGGAAAGCAAAATcattaaaaactaataaatcCATACAGCATACAGCTAAAATGTCCAAAACAGAATATAAGGCAAAGCTGTTAAAAGGTAATAGAAACTGCCACATTAGTAGTAGTCATCTCAATATTATGACAAAGGGCCTGGTACAAactaaagcaagaaaaagaagactagAAGAGAGTTTAGCAGTTGACAAGTCCAAGAGAAGGCAAGTTGTACTTTCAACAAAAGAGGACAACATTTTGCATTATCACCAAAGTCTCTGCACACCAACTTCAACAAACTCGCTATTTTTCAGTCTGACTGCATCCCAAGACATATTTGCCCAACTTTGCCAACTTGAAGAAAAGTCGAAACAGTATGATAGCAGTATAATGCACAGTTTAATGCCAGAGACTACTGGAAACATCTACAGAAGAGGACCTTCTAGGCTGAAAGAACCAGAACTTCAAGGGGGTTCTCACATTGGGGGAGTGTGGAAAAGCATCTTCTCAGAAAACTGA